AACCGGTACGACGAGAGGACCGCGCCGCGCGACCGCCAGGGGCCGTCGGGGTGGTCCGCCTCGGCGAGGTGCATCGTCATGGGGCGGTCCCCCTGCATCGGCCGGTGCCACAGGTACCAGCTCCCGCCGACGGGCTCGGGAAAGAGCGCCCCGTTCTTGTCGTCCGTCGCGTTCACGGCCTGCCCCAGGCCCGATCCGGGGTCGCCCTCGATCGGCCCGTGGAGGTCCCACGTCACGAAGTCCCGCGTCGTCGCGAGGCAGAGCTGGACGCGACCGGCCATCGACGGGTCAGGGAGGTCGGCGCTGGTGTAGCCGGTGTAGTGGAGGTAGTACGTGTCGCCGACGCGGGTGCAGCGGGCGTCCTCCACGCCGAGGTCGTGGAACGGCGCCTCGGGCGCGATCACGGGCTCGGCCCAGCGGCGGACGAGCCGGAGGTCGGGCGTGAGCACGGCGAGCCCGAGGGCGGAGGCGACGTGCGCGCCGTAGGCCGTCTCTCGGGGGTACGCCGAGCCCTGGGCACGGTAGAGCATCACACACGCACCGCCCGCCTCGCGGAGCGTCGCGCGGTCGGCCTCCCCCAGCGCCCACGTCTCCATGAGCGCCTCTAGCTCGTCCGCGTCGTCGACGAGGACAGCGGCCGGGTTGAGGACGACGCGGGACTCCCAGGCGTGCTCGGCGACGGGCTCGAGGACGGGGCGGCCACCGTGGAGCCGCTCGACCGGCACGGCCGACGCCCCCCCAAGGTCACGAGGCTCGTCGACGTGCCCACGGAAGTCGAGGTGGACGCGCGCGACGTGACCGTGCCCGCGCTCTTCGTGGAGGAGGGCAAGGACGTCCGCCAGCGGGGCCGTGGCCTCGCCGATGGCCGTGTCGGCGGCGCCGTAGTAGAGCCGGAGCTGGCCGTCTTCGACGACGGCGCCTTGCGGGAACACGACGTTCGGCACGTCGCCCTCGATCTCGTAGTCGTAGGTCGGCTCAAGGACGGGCCGGCGTGTCCGGGCGATCACCTGGCGCGGGTCGTCGAGGTCGAGGAGCGCGAGGCCGGCCCGGTAGACGTGGTCCGCGTCGGCGCCGTGGTAGACCACGAGCCAGCCCCCGGGCGTCTCGATGGGCGGCGGGCCGACGCCGATCTTCTTCTCCTCCCAGCGCTCCCGCGGCCGCATCACCACGTGGTCGTCGAGGCGGGCGAGGTGGGCCTCCCAAAAGGCCGCGCCGGGCTGGCGGAGTTGCTCCTCGTCCTCGAAGAAGACGACCTGCATGTCCGGCACGATCCGGTGGAACATGGCGATCCGCCCGCCGACCCGGCCGGGGAAGAGCGC
This sequence is a window from Rubrivirga marina. Protein-coding genes within it:
- a CDS encoding glycosidase, translating into MDLFARRPAPILAPSPDVSWASGAVFNPGAALSDDGTLRLLARGVPAGYTRVAVDSPDRTEADFLYDNYVSRLGLATRQPDGSFRLDAEPFLTPGSNVDRYGVEDARITRLGDRFYITYTVLAEPAHCADAGVGIGLASTTDWETVEVHGRIGPAVRDKDAALFPGRVGGRIAMFHRIVPDMQVVFFEDEEQLRQPGAAFWEAHLARLDDHVVMRPRERWEEKKIGVGPPPIETPGGWLVVYHGADADHVYRAGLALLDLDDPRQVIARTRRPVLEPTYDYEIEGDVPNVVFPQGAVVEDGQLRLYYGAADTAIGEATAPLADVLALLHEERGHGHVARVHLDFRGHVDEPRDLGGASAVPVERLHGGRPVLEPVAEHAWESRVVLNPAAVLVDDADELEALMETWALGEADRATLREAGGACVMLYRAQGSAYPRETAYGAHVASALGLAVLTPDLRLVRRWAEPVIAPEAPFHDLGVEDARCTRVGDTYYLHYTGYTSADLPDPSMAGRVQLCLATTRDFVTWDLHGPIEGDPGSGLGQAVNATDDKNGALFPEPVGGSWYLWHRPMQGDRPMTMHLAEADHPDGPWRSRGAVLSSYRFADQATSWVGAAGPPVALGDGEFLAVYHQGHFSFDGRRLYNLSAALVAPAEPDPVLARIEPLLLPEGDAERVGDADLGVDDVVFSCANYVVGGDLVVPYAGADSRIFGARLRLGALVDTLRQRAEAHA